One stretch of Nomascus leucogenys isolate Asia chromosome 7b, Asia_NLE_v1, whole genome shotgun sequence DNA includes these proteins:
- the SLC10A7 gene encoding sodium/bile acid cotransporter 7 isoform X3 — MRLLERMRKDWFMVGIVLAIAGAKLQPSIGVNGGPLKPEITVSYIAVATIFFNSGLSLKTEFADGRLHASACVFCSDFNQGSWWK, encoded by the exons ATGAGGCTGCTGGAGAGAATGAGGAAAGACTGGTTCATGGTCGGAATAGTGCTGGCGATCGCCGGAGCTAAACTGCAGCCGTCCATAGGGGTGAATGGGG gacCACTGAAGCCAGAGATAACTGTATCCTACATTGCTGTTGCAACAATATTCTTTAACAGTGGACTATCATTGAAAACAGAG tttgcaGACGGTAGGTTGCATGCCTCCGCCTGTGTCTTCTGCAGTGATTTTAACCAAGGCAGTTGGTGGAAATGA
- the SLC10A7 gene encoding sodium/bile acid cotransporter 7 isoform X4: protein MRLLERMRKDWFMVGIVLAIAGAKLQPSIGVNGGPLKPEITVSYIAVATIFFNSGLSLKTELLT from the exons ATGAGGCTGCTGGAGAGAATGAGGAAAGACTGGTTCATGGTCGGAATAGTGCTGGCGATCGCCGGAGCTAAACTGCAGCCGTCCATAGGGGTGAATGGGG gacCACTGAAGCCAGAGATAACTGTATCCTACATTGCTGTTGCAACAATATTCTTTAACAGTGGACTATCATTGAAAACAGAG CTTCTTACTTAA